A window of Macrotis lagotis isolate mMagLag1 chromosome X, bilby.v1.9.chrom.fasta, whole genome shotgun sequence contains these coding sequences:
- the NR2F6 gene encoding nuclear receptor subfamily 2 group F member 6 isoform X2, with translation MRKEAVQRGRIPHTHSGGSPTALAGGGGGEYFNGQPVSELISQLLRAEPYPAARYGSQYAQQQGSVMGIDNICELAARLLFSTVEWARNIPFFPELPVADQVALLRLSWSELFVLNAAQSALPLHMAPLLAAAGFHAAPMAADRVVSFMDQIRVFQEQVDKLNRLQVDSAEYSCLKAIALFTPDACGLSDPAHVESLQEKAQVALTEYVRAQYPSQPQRFGRLLLRLPALRAVPAALISQLFFMRLVGKTPIETLIRDMLLSGSTFNWPYAAGQ, from the exons Atgagaaaggaag CGGTACAGCGGGGCCGGATCCCCCACACACACTCGGGGGGCAGCCCCACGGCCCTGgctggaggtgggggaggggagtacTTCAACGGGCAGCCAGTATCGGAGCTGATCTCGCAGCTGCTCCGGGCAGAGCCATACCCTGCTGCCCGCTATGGCTCCCAGTACGCCCAGCAGCAGGGTAGCGTCATGGGCATCGACAACATCTGTGAGCTGGCCGCCCGTCTTCTCTTCAGTACTGTGGAGTGGGCCCGGAACATCCCCTTCTTTCCGGAGCTGCCCGTAGCAGACCAGGTGGCCCTGCTGCGACTCAGCTGGAGTGAGCTCTTCGTCCTCAATGCCGCTCAGTCGGCCCTGCCTCTGCATATGGCGCCATTGCTGGCTGCGGCTGGCTTCCACGCAGCACCCATGGCTGCTGACCGCGTGGTCTCCTTCATGGACCAGATCCGGGTCTTTCAGGAGCAGGTGGACAAGTTGAACCGGCTGCAGGTGGACTCTGCAGAGTACAGTTGTCTGAAGGCCATCGCCCTCTTCACACCAG ATGCGTGTGGCCTCTCGGACCCAGCTCACGTGGAGAGTCTGCAGGAGAAGGCTCAGGTGGCACTGACAGAGTATGTGCGTGCTCAGTACCCCTCACAGCCTCAACGCTTTGGCCGCCTGCTCCTTCGGCTACCCGCCCTGAGGGCTGTGCCTGCCGCCCTCATTTCCCAGCTCTTCTTCATGCGCCTCGTGGGCAAAACACCCATCGAGACCCTCATCCGGGACATGCTGCTCTCTGGCAGCACCTTCAACTGGCCCTATGCCGCCGGCCAGTAG
- the NR2F6 gene encoding nuclear receptor subfamily 2 group F member 6 isoform X1 has product MAMVTGGWGGPNGDTNGVDKGGYPRTSEEDSASPQGGGSDPEPGDEDKPGLQVDCVVCGDKSSGKHYGVFTCEGCKSFFKRSIRRNLSYTCRSNRDCQIDQHHRNQCQYCRLKKCFRVGMRKEAVQRGRIPHTHSGGSPTALAGGGGGEYFNGQPVSELISQLLRAEPYPAARYGSQYAQQQGSVMGIDNICELAARLLFSTVEWARNIPFFPELPVADQVALLRLSWSELFVLNAAQSALPLHMAPLLAAAGFHAAPMAADRVVSFMDQIRVFQEQVDKLNRLQVDSAEYSCLKAIALFTPDACGLSDPAHVESLQEKAQVALTEYVRAQYPSQPQRFGRLLLRLPALRAVPAALISQLFFMRLVGKTPIETLIRDMLLSGSTFNWPYAAGQ; this is encoded by the exons ATGGCTATGGTGACCGGCGGCTGGGGCGGCCCCAACGGGGACACGAACGGCGTGGACAAGGGCGGCTACCCCCGCACGTCGGAGGAGGACTCGGCCTCGCCCCAGGGCGGCGGCAGCGACCCGGAGCCGGGCGACGAGGACAAGCCGGGGCTCCAGGTGGACTGCGTGGTGTGCGGGGACAAGTCCAGCGGCAAGCACTACGGGGTCTTCACCTGCGAGGGCTGCAAGAGCTTCTTCAAGCGGAGCATCCGCCGCAACCTCAGCTACACCTGCAG GTCCAACCGAGACTGCCAGATTGATCAGCACCATCGAAACCAGTGTCAGTACTGTCGTTTAAAAAAGTGCTTCCGGGTCGGCAtgagaaaggaag CGGTACAGCGGGGCCGGATCCCCCACACACACTCGGGGGGCAGCCCCACGGCCCTGgctggaggtgggggaggggagtacTTCAACGGGCAGCCAGTATCGGAGCTGATCTCGCAGCTGCTCCGGGCAGAGCCATACCCTGCTGCCCGCTATGGCTCCCAGTACGCCCAGCAGCAGGGTAGCGTCATGGGCATCGACAACATCTGTGAGCTGGCCGCCCGTCTTCTCTTCAGTACTGTGGAGTGGGCCCGGAACATCCCCTTCTTTCCGGAGCTGCCCGTAGCAGACCAGGTGGCCCTGCTGCGACTCAGCTGGAGTGAGCTCTTCGTCCTCAATGCCGCTCAGTCGGCCCTGCCTCTGCATATGGCGCCATTGCTGGCTGCGGCTGGCTTCCACGCAGCACCCATGGCTGCTGACCGCGTGGTCTCCTTCATGGACCAGATCCGGGTCTTTCAGGAGCAGGTGGACAAGTTGAACCGGCTGCAGGTGGACTCTGCAGAGTACAGTTGTCTGAAGGCCATCGCCCTCTTCACACCAG ATGCGTGTGGCCTCTCGGACCCAGCTCACGTGGAGAGTCTGCAGGAGAAGGCTCAGGTGGCACTGACAGAGTATGTGCGTGCTCAGTACCCCTCACAGCCTCAACGCTTTGGCCGCCTGCTCCTTCGGCTACCCGCCCTGAGGGCTGTGCCTGCCGCCCTCATTTCCCAGCTCTTCTTCATGCGCCTCGTGGGCAAAACACCCATCGAGACCCTCATCCGGGACATGCTGCTCTCTGGCAGCACCTTCAACTGGCCCTATGCCGCCGGCCAGTAG